A genomic window from Candidatus Obscuribacterales bacterium includes:
- a CDS encoding CU044_2847 family protein, producing the protein MKQLVPFQLDDGIVIYIEPSDDSQILPLSSAPPSSGEQTREDLGLDPKGGAEVVAQQAVQVFRSMENTLKVYTKGVINAFKDLGEANVDKVKLEFGVNVGAEAGVPYVTKGTAECSLKITVECSFPDKAKPMAD; encoded by the coding sequence ATGAAACAACTTGTGCCCTTCCAACTAGACGATGGCATCGTCATCTACATCGAACCGAGTGATGATAGTCAAATCCTACCCCTGTCATCCGCCCCACCCTCCAGCGGTGAACAAACCCGTGAAGACCTGGGACTTGATCCCAAGGGTGGTGCTGAAGTGGTTGCTCAACAAGCAGTCCAAGTGTTCCGCAGCATGGAAAACACGCTGAAGGTTTACACCAAAGGCGTGATCAATGCCTTCAAGGATCTGGGTGAAGCCAATGTGGATAAGGTGAAGCTGGAATTTGGTGTGAATGTGGGTGCTGAAGCGGGAGTGCCCTATGTGACCAAGGGAACCGCTGAATGTAGCCTCAAGATTACCGTTGAGTGTTCGTTTCCTGACAAGGCTAAGCCAATGGCTGATTAA